One stretch of Thalassophryne amazonica chromosome 17, fThaAma1.1, whole genome shotgun sequence DNA includes these proteins:
- the LOC117529832 gene encoding histone H1-like codes for MAEEAPAAAAPAKVPKKKPAKAKKVGPSVSDLIVQTVTASKERKGVSLAALKNALAAGGYDVKKNNARVKVAVKSLVTKGKLVQTKGSGASGSFKLSKDTKSKPAAKKSAPKAKKAAAKKPAAAKKPKKVAATKKPAAAKKSPKKVKKPAAAKKAAKSPKKTPKSPKKATKKPAAAKKAPAKKAVKPKTKKAAPKKK; via the coding sequence ATGGCAGAAGAAGCTCCAGCTGCCGCCGCTCCGGCTAAGGTTCCCAAGAAGAAGCCTGCCAAAGCCAAGAAGGTGGGCCCCAGCGTTAGCGACCTCATCGTTCAAACTGTGACGGCGTCCAAGGAGCGGAAAGGTGTGTCTTTAGCTGCCCTCAAAAACGCTCTGGCTGCCGGCGGCTACGACGTCAAGAAGAACAATGCTCGTGTCAAGGTGGCCGTCAAGAGTCTGGTGACTAAAGGCAAGCTTGTCCAGACCAAGGGCTCCGGGGCGTCCGGCTCATTCAAGTTGAGCAAAGACACCAAGTCTAAACCGGCTGCCAAGAAAAGTGCTCCCAAAGCTAAGAAGGCCGCCGCCAAGAAACCAGCAGCGGCCAAGAAACCCAAGaaagttgcagcaacaaaaaaGCCTGCCGCCGCCAAGAAGTCCCCGAAAAAGGTGAAGAAGCCTGCAGCGGCAAAGAAAGCAGCTAAGAGTCCCAAGAAGACACCCAAGAGTCCGAAGAAGGCCACGAAAAAGCCCGCTGCAGCCAAGAAAGCTCCAGCAAAGAAGGCCGTCAAACCCAAAACTAAGAAGGCAGCGCCCAAGAAAAAGTGA
- the LOC117528900 gene encoding histone H1-like translates to MAEEAPAAAAPAKVPKKKPAKAKKVGPSVSDLIVQTVTASKERKGVSLAALKNALAAGGYDVKKNNARVKVAVKSLVTKGKLVQTKGSGASGSFKLGKDTKSKPAAKKSAPKAKKAAAKKPAAAKKPKKVAATKKPAVAKKSPKKVKKPAAAKKAAKSPKKTPKSPKATKPSAAKKAPAKKAVKPKTKKAAPKKK, encoded by the coding sequence ATGGCAGAAGAAGCTCCAGCTGCCGCCGCTCCGGCTAAGGTTCCCAAGAAGAAGCCTGCCAAAGCCAAGAAGGTGGGCCCCAGCGTTAGCGACCTCATCGTTCAAACTGTGACGGCGTCCAAGGAGCGGAAAGGTGTGTCTTTAGCTGCCCTCAAAAACGCTCTGGCTGCCGGCGGCTACGACGTCAAGAAGAACAATGCTCGTGTCAAGGTGGCCGTCAAGAGTCTGGTGACTAAAGGCAAGCTTGTCCAGACCAAGGGCTCCGGGGCGTCCGGCTCATTCAAGTTGGGCAAAGACACCAAGTCTAAACCGGCTGCCAAGAAAAGTGCTCCCAAAGCTAAGAAGGCCGCCGCCAAGAAACCAGCAGCGGCCAAGAAACCCAAGAAAGTTGCAGCAACAAAGAAGCCTGCTGTCGCCAAGAAGTCCCCGAAGAAGGTGAAGAAGCCTGCAGCGGCAAAGAAAGCAGCTAAGAGTCCCAAGAAGACACCCAAGAGTCCGAAGGCCACAAAACCCTCTGCAGCCAAGAAAGCTCCAGCAAAGAAGGCCGTCAAACCCAAAACTAAGAAGGCAGCGCCCAAGAAAAAGTGA
- the LOC117529123 gene encoding histone H2A, sperm-like: MESFELLLSNQRQRSLFLDQSPLAPRRRCLYKDVVRSDGNTYFLFSIKKTVGKTWQEPSRPLVSQPVAKRQGSSSPLKQPVRALLQFPVGRVHRLLRKGNYAERVGAGAPVYLAAVLEYLTAEILELAGNAARDNKKTRIIPRHLQLAVRNDEELNKLLGGVTIAQGGVLPNIQAVLLPKKTEKPAKSK, translated from the coding sequence ATGGAAAGCTTTGAATTGCTTTTGTCCAATCAGCGACAGCGCTCCCTTTTCTTGGACCAATCACCTCTGGCGCCACGACGCCGCTGCCTTTATAAGGACGTTGTGCGCTCTGACGGCAACACATATTTTCTCTTTAGCATAAAGAAGACGGTCGGTAAAACATGgcaagaaccaagcagaccgctcgTAAGTCAACCGGTGGCAAAGCGCCAAGGAAGCAGCTCGCCACTAAAGCAGCCCGTAAGAGCGCTCCTGCAGTTTCCAGTCGGTCGTGTCCACCGTCTGCTGAGGAAGGGCAACTATGCGGAGCGTGTGGGTGCTGGAGCCCCCGTTTATCTGGCGGCTGTGCTCGAGTATCTGACCGCTGAGATCCTCGAGCTGGCCGGCAACGCTGCTCGGGACAATAAGAAGACTCGTATCATTCCCCGTCACCTGCAGCTGGCTGTCCGCAACGACGAGGAGCTCAACAAACTGCTGGGCGGAGTGACCATCGCTCAGGGCGGCGTGCTGCCAAACATTCAGGCTGTTCTGTTGCCCAAAAAAACCGAGAAGCCCGCAAAGTCCAAGTAA